One window from the genome of Cryobacterium sp. GrIS_2_6 encodes:
- the purQ gene encoding phosphoribosylformylglycinamidine synthase subunit PurQ — translation MRIGVVTFPGSLDDRDAQRAIRIAGAEPVALWHGEHDLRGVDAIVLPGGFSYGDYLRAGAIASLSPIMAEVIDAANGGMPVLGICNGFQMLTEAHLLEGGLIRNDHGSFICRDQQLRVENTDTVWTSGFASGQEITIPLKNGEGGFIASAATLAELEGEGRVVVRYVGLNPNGSLNDIAGITNARGNVVGLMPHPEHAVEAGFGPDTASAMRSGTDGLTFFTSAIERMLASA, via the coding sequence ATGCGAATCGGCGTCGTCACCTTCCCCGGATCGCTCGACGACCGTGACGCGCAGCGCGCGATCCGGATCGCGGGCGCCGAACCCGTCGCGCTCTGGCACGGCGAGCACGACCTCCGCGGTGTCGACGCGATCGTGCTGCCCGGCGGCTTCAGCTACGGCGACTACCTGCGCGCGGGCGCGATCGCGAGCCTCTCGCCGATCATGGCCGAGGTCATCGACGCCGCGAACGGCGGCATGCCGGTGCTCGGTATCTGCAACGGTTTCCAGATGCTCACCGAGGCGCACCTGCTCGAGGGCGGGCTGATCCGCAACGACCACGGCTCGTTCATCTGCCGCGACCAGCAGCTGCGCGTCGAGAACACCGACACCGTCTGGACCAGCGGCTTCGCGAGCGGCCAGGAGATCACCATCCCCCTGAAGAACGGCGAGGGCGGCTTCATCGCCTCCGCCGCGACCCTCGCCGAGCTCGAAGGCGAAGGCCGCGTCGTCGTGCGCTACGTCGGACTGAACCCGAACGGCTCCCTCAATGACATCGCCGGCATCACCAACGCCCGCGGCAACGTCGTCGGCCTGATGCCGCACCCCGAACACGCGGTCGAGGCCGGCTTCGGCCCCGACACCGCGTCCGCGATGCGCAGCGGCACCGACGGACTCACGTTCTTCACCTCGGCGATCGAGCGGATGCTCGCGAGCGCGTAA
- the mgrA gene encoding L-glyceraldehyde 3-phosphate reductase yields the protein MTYLPAETRYESMPYRRTGKSGLKLPAVSLGLWQNFGGVTPLETQRAILRRAFDLGVTHFDLANNYGPPYGSAESNFGIHLKQDFRPHRDELVISTKAGYDMWAGPYGEWGSRKSLLASLDQSLGRMGLDYVDVFYSHRADPDTPLEETMGALHTAVTSGRALYAGISSYSPERTRQAAAILADLGTPLLIHQPSYSMFNRWVEDDLLITLEDLGVGCIAFSPLAQGLLTDRYLHGVPADSRAARAGSMKRDMVSDETLVHIRALTDIAEARGQSLAQLALAWVLRRPEVTSALIGASSVAQLEANVAAVENLKFTAAELNAIDAHAIDAGINLWEASAAV from the coding sequence ATGACCTACCTTCCGGCTGAAACCAGATACGAGTCCATGCCCTACCGCCGCACCGGGAAGAGCGGCCTCAAGCTCCCGGCCGTTTCGCTCGGGCTGTGGCAGAACTTCGGCGGGGTCACCCCGCTCGAGACGCAGCGAGCGATCCTGCGCCGCGCCTTCGACCTCGGCGTGACGCACTTCGACCTCGCCAACAACTACGGCCCGCCGTACGGGAGCGCGGAGTCCAACTTCGGGATTCACCTGAAGCAGGACTTCCGGCCGCACCGCGACGAGCTCGTCATCTCGACCAAGGCCGGCTACGACATGTGGGCGGGCCCGTACGGCGAATGGGGATCGCGTAAGTCGCTGCTCGCGAGCCTCGACCAGTCCCTCGGCCGGATGGGCCTCGACTACGTCGACGTGTTCTACTCGCACCGCGCCGACCCGGACACCCCGCTCGAGGAGACCATGGGCGCGCTGCACACCGCCGTCACGAGCGGCCGTGCCCTCTACGCCGGGATCTCCTCGTACTCGCCAGAGCGCACCCGGCAGGCCGCGGCGATCCTCGCCGACCTCGGCACGCCGCTGCTCATCCACCAGCCCTCGTACTCGATGTTCAACCGCTGGGTCGAGGACGACCTGCTGATCACCCTCGAGGACCTCGGCGTCGGCTGCATCGCTTTCTCTCCGCTCGCCCAGGGGCTGCTCACCGACCGGTACCTGCACGGGGTGCCCGCGGACTCGCGGGCGGCGCGGGCCGGGTCGATGAAACGCGACATGGTCAGCGACGAGACGCTCGTCCACATCCGTGCCCTCACCGATATCGCCGAGGCGCGCGGGCAGTCGCTCGCGCAGCTCGCCCTCGCCTGGGTGCTGCGGCGCCCGGAGGTGACGTCGGCGCTGATCGGGGCGTCCTCGGTCGCGCAGCTCGAGGCCAACGTCGCCGCCGTGGAGAACCTGAAGTTCACTGCCGCGGAGCTCAACGCGATCGACGCTCACGCCATCGACGCCGGCATCAACCTGTGGGAGGCATCCGCCGCCGTCTAA